In Verrucomicrobiia bacterium, the sequence AGGTCGCGGGCGGCATCTATCCACAACTCTTGCTTGGGTGCGCCAAAGCCTACAAGGAGAATGTCCGGGTTGGTACTTTCCAGCAGGCTTTTATGAGCTTCAGTAAACGGGTTGCTTGGGGAAATGGTGCCCCCGCTCTCGGCGCCTACTATCCTAATGGCGGGAAAACGGTTGCGGACAGAAGCTGCGGCGTCGCGAGCCTGCCCCTCGGGTCCACCTAAGAAAAAGAAGCTCTTCTCCCCGTTCTGGTACGTAGAAAAGAGGTCTTCCACCAGGTCTGCGCCTTGGTAGTGTTCTATGGTTGCCCCAATGCCGAGCCGGTTGCGGAAACGGGAGAGGAACCAATAGAGTCCGGTACCATCTACCGTGCAATGGGTCATCCGGTGGAGCGCCTCCCGAAATGGACCATTAGAACGGGCTTCCAACATGAACTCCGGGTTAAGGGTGGCAACGCGTACTGGTGTCTCGGCCGTATCAATGGCCCACAAAAGCTCGGCTTTCGTGGCAAGGGCTACATCTACGGAAAGAAACTTAGCGTTTTCGGGCATTGCCGTGTACTAGTTGCTCAATCGCTGTACGAAACTTCTCAGGGCTAAAGAGTTCCGTGCGCTGGCGGATTGTCTCTTCGGTGCCTTTTACCCCCTTCTCTTTGAACATACGGATGGCCATAAGAAGGCTCTCCACGGTTTGTTCCGGGTAGAGGATACCGGTCAGTTCCTGGACAACGGTCTCCGTGGCACCGCCTTTGCCAAAGGCTATTACGGGTGTCCCCATCGCCATGGCTTCTACTGGGGCAATGCCAAAGTCGTCTTCTGCGGCAAACAGGAAAGCAGCGGCAGAC encodes:
- a CDS encoding WecB/TagA/CpsF family glycosyltransferase, whose protein sequence is MPENAKFLSVDVALATKAELLWAIDTAETPVRVATLNPEFMLEARSNGPFREALHRMTHCTVDGTGLYWFLSRFRNRLGIGATIEHYQGADLVEDLFSTYQNGEKSFFFLGGPEGQARDAAASVRNRFPAIRIVGAESGGTISPSNPFTEAHKSLLESTNPDILLVGFGAPKQELWIDAARDLPISTMVGIGGTFGFYTTKKRAPKLFRALHLEWLFR